A single genomic interval of Musa acuminata AAA Group cultivar baxijiao chromosome BXJ3-4, Cavendish_Baxijiao_AAA, whole genome shotgun sequence harbors:
- the LOC135635632 gene encoding protein G1-like1, with protein MAAAGSGDGRPSRYESQKRRDWNTFLQYLKDHRPPLVLSRCSGAHVLEFLRHLDQFGKTKVHATGCPFFGLPSPPAPCPCPLRQAWGSLDALVGRLRAAFEENGGHPEANPFGARAVRLYLREVRDSQAKARGIAYEKRKKKRKRSPLQPPVAVAEAPRCDLNSLDYDNMDVIQYLVTGTNMETMTGEADTGVVMAIMGTLDAAFMPLPVFH; from the coding sequence ATGGCGGCAGCGGGCAGCGGCGACGGGCGGCCGAGTCGGTACGAGTCGCAGAAGCGGCGGGACTGGAACACCTTCTTGCAGTACCTCAAGGACCACCGGCCGCCGCTGGTGCTGTCGCGGTGCAGCGGCGCGCACGTGCTGGAGTTCCTGCGCCACCTCGACCAGTTCGGGAAGACCAAGGTCCACGCCACCGGCTGCCCCTTCTTCGGCCTGCCCAGCCCGCCGGCGCCATGTCCCTGCCCGCTCCGCCAGGCGTGGGGCAGCCTCGACGCCCTCGTCGGCCGCCTCCGGGCCGCCTTCGAGGAGAACGGAGGCCACCCGGAGGCTAACCCCTTCGGCGCCCGGGCCGTTCGGCTGTACCTGAGGGAGGTCAGGGACTCGCAGGCCAAGGCGAGAGGCATCGCCtacgagaagaggaagaagaagcggaAGCGGTCGCCGCTTCAGCCCCCTGTCGCGGTGGCGGAGGCGCCGCGCTGCGATCTAAACTCACTGGATTACGACAACATGGACGTCATCCAGTATCTCGTAACCGGCACTAACATGGAGACGATGACCGGTGAAGCCGATACCGGGGTCGTCATGGCAATCATGGGAACACTCGACGCCGCTTTCATG